In the genome of Neodiprion pinetum isolate iyNeoPine1 chromosome 2, iyNeoPine1.2, whole genome shotgun sequence, one region contains:
- the LOC124211627 gene encoding oligosaccharyltransferase complex subunit ostc produces the protein MENIYRVPFIVLQVPNLKIKKPSWFVKPSSMVMFALILFSYFLVTGGIIYDVIVEPPSVGSTTDEHGHSRPVAFMPYRVNGQYIMEGLASSFLFTLGGLGFIVLDQTHSPSTPKLNRILLISVGFISIIVSFFTCWIFMRMKLPGYLQS, from the exons ATGGAGAATATATATCGAGTACCATTTATCGTCCTACAAGTTcctaatttaaaaataaaaaaaccatCATGGTTTGTGAAACCGAGTTCTATGGTTATGTTCGCACTGATCCTCTTCTCGTACTTCCTCGTCACCGGAG GAATTATATACGACGTCATCGTGGAACCTCCAAGTGTCGGCTCAACAACAGATGAGCATGGGCACTCTCGTccg GTTGCATTCATGCCATACCGTGTCAATGGTCAATATATAATGGAGGGGTTAGCTTCCAGCTTTCTGTTTACTCTTGGAGGATTAGGATTTATTGTCTTGGACCAGACGCACAGTCCGTCAACCCCAAAGCTCAACAGAATTCTTTTGATCAGCGTAGGATTCATATCAAtcatcgtttcatttttcacttgttGGATATTTATGCGCATGAAGTTACC agGATACCTTCAATCATAA
- the LOC124211625 gene encoding calcium and integrin-binding protein 1 isoform X1: MGIGKSQFSEEELQDYQDLTYFTKKEVMFAHQKFKALAPEKVGHNRNAKLPMAKILQYPELRVNPFGDRICKVFSSSQDGDCTFEDFLDMMSVFSDAAPKAVKAEHAFRIFDFDGDDMLGVGDLRQVVDRLTTPQRLNEADMQQLLQCLLEEADLDDDGALSFAEFEHIIEKSSDFSKSFRIRL, translated from the exons ATGGGCATCGGAAAGAGTCAATTCAGTGAGGAGGAACTCCAGGATTATCAG GACTTGACTTACTTCACGAAGAAGGAGGTGATGTT TGCCCACCAGAAATTCAAGGCACTTGCTCCCGAGAAAGTTGGCCACAACCGAAATGCTAAACTTCCCATGGCAAAGATACTACAGTATCCTGAGCTGAGAGTCAATCCATTTGGAGACCGAATCTGCAAAGTATTTAGCTCCAGCCAAGATGGAGATTGTACCTTTGAAGACTTTCTTGATATGATGTCTGTGTTCAGCGATGCTGCCCCTAAAGCTGTAAAAGCTGAGCATGCATTTCGAATATTTG ATTTTGACGGAGATGATATGCTGGGTGTTGGCGATCTTAGGCAAGTTGTGGATAGACTGACCACCCCTCAGCGGTTGAACGAAGCTGATATGCAGCAACTTTTGCAATGCTTGCTAGAAGAAGCTGACTTGGACGATGACGGAGCATTGAGCTTCGCTGAGTTTGAgcatattattgaaaaaagtagTGATTTCTCAAA GTCATTTCGCATACGTTTATAA
- the LOC124211625 gene encoding calcium and integrin-binding protein 1 isoform X2, whose translation MYSLQMIHTFHSAHQKFKALAPEKVGHNRNAKLPMAKILQYPELRVNPFGDRICKVFSSSQDGDCTFEDFLDMMSVFSDAAPKAVKAEHAFRIFDFDGDDMLGVGDLRQVVDRLTTPQRLNEADMQQLLQCLLEEADLDDDGALSFAEFEHIIEKSSDFSKSFRIRL comes from the exons ATGTACTCACTGCAAATGATTCACACATTCCATAGTGCCCACCAGAAATTCAAGGCACTTGCTCCCGAGAAAGTTGGCCACAACCGAAATGCTAAACTTCCCATGGCAAAGATACTACAGTATCCTGAGCTGAGAGTCAATCCATTTGGAGACCGAATCTGCAAAGTATTTAGCTCCAGCCAAGATGGAGATTGTACCTTTGAAGACTTTCTTGATATGATGTCTGTGTTCAGCGATGCTGCCCCTAAAGCTGTAAAAGCTGAGCATGCATTTCGAATATTTG ATTTTGACGGAGATGATATGCTGGGTGTTGGCGATCTTAGGCAAGTTGTGGATAGACTGACCACCCCTCAGCGGTTGAACGAAGCTGATATGCAGCAACTTTTGCAATGCTTGCTAGAAGAAGCTGACTTGGACGATGACGGAGCATTGAGCTTCGCTGAGTTTGAgcatattattgaaaaaagtagTGATTTCTCAAA GTCATTTCGCATACGTTTATAA